A window from Natronorubrum aibiense encodes these proteins:
- the tnpA gene encoding IS200/IS605 family transposase: MEEYRRHAHLVSSCKYHFVWCPKYRHPVLNVVEDDVRELFGETADHFGHKILALEIADDHVHLFVQTDPKYSPANIARQFKSYSGKHLLERYPEIRESYFWGGGFWKVGYYVGTTGAVSEEVVEQYIEETEHAPE; this comes from the coding sequence GTGGAAGAATACCGTCGTCATGCACATTTGGTTAGTTCCTGCAAGTATCACTTCGTGTGGTGTCCAAAGTACCGCCACCCGGTTCTCAACGTGGTTGAAGACGATGTGCGGGAGTTGTTTGGTGAGACTGCTGACCACTTCGGTCACAAGATTCTCGCCTTGGAGATCGCAGACGACCACGTTCACCTGTTCGTGCAAACAGACCCGAAGTACAGCCCTGCGAACATCGCTCGACAATTCAAGTCGTACTCTGGCAAGCACTTGCTGGAACGGTATCCCGAGATTCGAGAGTCGTATTTCTGGGGCGGCGGATTCTGGAAGGTCGGATACTACGTTGGGACGACGGGAGCGGTGTCGGAGGAAGTGGTTGAACAGTATATCGAAGAGACGGAACACGCGCCGGAGTGA